In Camelus bactrianus isolate YW-2024 breed Bactrian camel chromosome 10, ASM4877302v1, whole genome shotgun sequence, a genomic segment contains:
- the ANO9 gene encoding anoctamin-9 isoform X3 has translation MQGEESLRILVGTEGDSFPLMEINTCETEASEQWDYVLVANLRTQRNPRQVYQQQQFLEELKTKGFYYKVMEDQEKMFFGIRADSRLFDLYCTLLTEPEGPAPRVELAKPTLILATTRIRIVHFILSSKMAAADTFQDLVKDGVFEAMFPLHKGEEDLKKKWAQWGNMFQEQPLDDIRDYFGEKVALYFAWLCWYTRMLVPAAVVGLIIFLSGFSLFDASQISKEICEAHNIYMCPRGDGSRRYQPLSETCTFAKLTHLFDNEGTVVFAIFMAGWATVFLELWKRKRAHVVLHWDLYGWDEDQEEMALQLINCPDYQLPLQQHSYVRSTIILIVSLLMICLLIGMAHALVVYRVLAVALFNSAFPKKQVTTAVVVTGALVQYVTILIMTKINKYVALKLCEFEKPRTFSERESKFTVKFFTLQFFAHFSSLIYIAFILGRINGHPGKSVRLLGVWKLEECHLSGCMMDLFLQMAIIMGLKQTLSNCMEYLGPWLAHKCRSMRAKLGGTAQGPELRHWQQNYLLNPVNTFSLFDEFMEMMIQYGFTTIFVAAFPLAPLLAFFSNLVEIRLDAIKMVRLQRRLVPRKAKDIALGVDMCRRTRPHPAMVA, from the exons GGTGAAGAGAGCCTCCGGATCCTGGTGGGGACGGAAGGGGACAGCTTCCCACTGATGGAAATCAATACTTGTGAA ACTGAGGCCTCTGAGCAGTGGGATTATGTCCTTGTGGCCAATCTTCGCACCCAGAGAAACCCCAGGCAGGTCTACCAGCAGCAGCAGTTCCTGGAAGAGCTCAAGACAAAGGGTTTCTACTACAAG GTGATGGAGGACCAGGAGAAGATGTTCTTTGGGATCCGAGCTGACAGCAGGCTCTTTGACCTGTACTGCACACTTCTCACGGAGCCCGAGGGGCCTGCGCCCAGAGTGGAGCTGGCCAAGCCAACTCTCATCCTAGCCACCACCAG AATCCGAATTGTCCACTTCATTCTGAGCAGCAAGATGGCAGCAGCAG ACACGTTCCAGGATTTGGTGAAGGATGGGGTCTTTGAGGCCATGTTCCCCTTACACAAG GGAGAGGAAGACCTAAAGAAGAAGTGGGCCCAGTGGGGAAACATGTTCCAAGAGCAGCCACTTGATGATATCAG GGACTACTTTGGTGAGAAGGTGGCCCTGTACTTCGCCTGGCTCTGCTGGTACACCCGCATGCTGGTGCCCGCCGCAGTGGTGGGCCTCATCATCTTCCTGAGCGGGTTTTCCCTGTTCGACGCCAGCCAGATCAG CAAGGAGATCTGTGAGGCCCACAACATCTACATGTGCCCGCGTGGTGACGGCAGCCGCAGGTACCAGCCGCTCTCGGAAACCTGCACCTTCGCCAAG ctcacCCACCTCTTCGACAATGAGGGCACCGTGGTGTTTGCCATCTTCATGGCTGGGTGGG CCACGGTGTTCCTGGAGCTATGGAAGCGGAAGCGGGCCCATGTGGTCCTGCACTGGGACCTCTACGGGTGGGACGAGGACCAG GAGGAAATGGCGCTCCAGCTCATTAACTGCCCTGACTACCAGCTCCCGCTGCAGCAGCACTCCTACGTGCGAAGCACCATCATCCTCATCGTGTCTCTGCTGATG ATCTGCCTCCTGATTGGCATGGCCCACGCCCTGGTGGTCTACCGCGTCCTGGCCGTTGCACTCTTCAACTCGGCCTTCCCGAAGAAGCAGGTGACCACGGCTGTAGTGGTGACCGGCGCCCTGGTTCAGTATGTGACCATCCTCATCATGAccaag ATCAACAAGTATGTGGCCCTGAAGCTTTGCGAATTTG AGAAGCCCAGGACCTTCTCTGAGCGAGAGAGCAAGTTCACCGTCAAGTTCTTCACTCTGCAGTTCTTTGCCCACTTCTCCTCTCTCATCTACATCGCCTTCATCCTGGGCAG GATCAACGGTCACCCTGGGAAGTCTGTGCGCCTGCTGGGGGTGTGGAAGCTGGAGGAG TGCCATCTCAGTGGCTGCATGATGGACCTGTTCCTGCAGATGGCCATCATCATGGGCCTGAAACAAACGCTCAGCAACTGCATGGAGTACCTGGGCCC GTGGCTGGCCCACAAGTGTCGCTCAATGCGGGCCAAGCTGGGTGGCACGGCCCAGGGCCCGGAGCTGAGGCACTGGCAGCAAAACTACCTGCTGAACCCGGTCAACACCTTCAGCCTGTTCGACGAGTTCATGGAGATGA TGATCCAGTACGGCTTCACCACCATCTTTGTGGCCGCCTTCCCGCTCGCCCCGCTGCTCGCGTTCTTCAGCAACCTCGTGGAGATCCGCCTGGATGCCATCAAGATGGTCAGGCTGCAGCGGCGCCTGGTGCCACGCAAGGCCAAGGATATAG CCTTGGGAGTGGACATGTGCAGGCGGACAAGGCCTCACCCCGCTATGGTGGCCTAG